A section of the Harmonia axyridis chromosome 2, icHarAxyr1.1, whole genome shotgun sequence genome encodes:
- the LOC123672863 gene encoding uncharacterized protein LOC123672863: MNDINDVDAARLQMFINSYTVSDVNEAFNRKKLQNFDASCLPPCKSELWQQFLRANYICSIWNNAHLQKPTAYKPVNNGWILENDHYYFKWFEGDQLPTYVSESLKTVPENNEEGDIEDDQSTEWNNSDEEYGCIDDDDENDENV, translated from the exons ATGAATGATATCAATGATGTTGATGCTGCTAGGCTACAAATGTTTATTAATTCGTATACAGTATCTGATGTGAACGAAGCTTTTAATCGAAAAAagttgcaaaatttcgatgctaGCTGTTTACCACCTTGCAAAAGTGAGCTATGGCAGCAATTTTTGCGAGCGAATTACATATGTAGCATATGGAACAACGCTCACTTACAAAAGCCAACAGCATATAAACCAGTAAATAATGGTTGGATACTGGAAAATGACCACTACTATTTTAAATGGTTTGAAGGAGATCAATTACCGACTTATGTCAGCGAATCTCTAAAAACAGTTCCAG AAAACAATGAAGAAGGCGATATTGAAGACGATCAATCCACAGAATGGAATAATAGTGACGAGGAATATGGATGTATTGACGACGacgatgaaaatgatgaaaatgtttaa